Genomic segment of bacterium:
GGCGTCGGGACGGATTCAGCGTGTCATCACCGGGGCAGACCGGATCGCGGCCAATGGCGATGCCGTGAACAAAATCGGCACCTACAGCGTGGCGGTCCTCGCCCGGCATCACGGAATTCCGTTCCACATCGCGGCGCCCTCCAGTACGGTCGATTTGTCGCTTATGACCGGCGCGGCGATTCCCATTGAAGAGCGGGCGACGACGGAAGTCACCGCGCCCTATGGGGCAGCGGAGTACTTCGCCGAGGTTCCGGTCTGGAACCCGGCGTTTGACTGCACACCGGCGACGCTGATCGCATCAATCATCACGGAGCAGGGCGTGCTGGAGGGGCCGTACATCGGACGGCTCGCGGCGCATCTGGGCGCGGAATAGCTCCCATCAAAAAGACGACCCGAAGGTCGCCCTGATCTGGTTGCCCTGTTTACTCACTAAAGAAAGCTCGGCGTTAGTATCCGGAGTCGTCATCGGAGCCATCGATAATGATCGGCTCCCCGGCTCGCGGTGCCGTGGTCGTGGGCATGGGAGCCGGAGCCCCCAGGGCTTCGACCGTCACCCAGGCGGTGAGTTCCACGGTAAACGTCCCCTCCTGGTACCCCTCGTTCGTGATTTCCCAGAAATCGATGCTGCCGGTGACCTGCTCAGGCATGGGCGTATTGCGTCCGCGGGCAGCCTCGCCGATAGCCCGACGGACCGCCATTCGGAGAGCTTCCTCCCGGGCGCGGTCGAAGCCATCAGCGATGCTGCTGCTCGGGACGTCGGCCCGGGCGGTGTACCCGGAGCCCCGTCGTTTTGCGCCGTAGGTGCTGTAGGGCATCCCCAGGTCGAAGTGGAACTGAACGACGCCTTCATAGACTTTGGCATCGCGGAACTGGAGCTGAGGTACGCCGGACTGCGGCCCGGGCTGGAAGGTGATGAGATCCTGCCGCTTCACATAGGTGAACTTCAGGCCGTTGGTGAGCTGATCGGCGACCGTGACGGCCTTGAGGATCGCGACATTCGGCAGGGATTGCGTGGTACGAGCCTCCGCCAGGACCGAGTCAGGCACCAGCACCATCAGCGGCACTTCCTGGCCCTCCAGTGGACCATCGGCGAGCACCTGCTTCAGGGGCGAGAAGCTCTCGTCTTCCAGCTTCGCCTGGATGTCCGCCGAGGTCATGGGGGGCTCATCAGCTTCGTCACTGCCGCCAGTGATGTCCCAGTCGTGGAGGCTGACATCCGGCGGGAGGTCATCGTTGATGACATCGATCGCCCAGGCCAGGAAGGAATCGCCTCCCCGGTAGCTCCAGATGAAGGTGTCTTCCGCGATGTCGCCGAAGGGCTCCCCATCGTCCCAACTGGTTGAGATGCCGTCATTGTAGTACTCGTCTGCGTCTTCATCCGACATCGCCGAGGGGTCATCGTCGCCCTCTTGGTCATCGGCCAGGATCGGGTCCTCCCCGGTTTCGTCATCGTCATCGCCCCCCTGAGCGACAGCGAGTGAAGGCACCAGCAGGAGGGTGGAGCAGAAGAGCGCGAGCCAGAGGCGAGACATGGGGTGACTCCGTTTCAGGAAGGCCAAATCCTGGACCACCAGTCAGTATACAAGGTGTCGTGCAGTCCGGTGGCGGTGACTGAGAGTACAGACGCGGCTTTCGGGTTCAGCGTCCGGCCCCATAGAGTCCAGCAGGAGCGGTGGAGGTGTGCCACAATCCGGACAGGTCGCCAGGTTCTTCCAGCCGTTGGGTCTGCCGTGATGCCACCAGCAATCGATCGCCAGTTACTGCTCGGACCGCCAGGAAGCCCTCTTACGGATCGGGTCCTCGAGGATTTTGCTGCCCGGCTGCGGGATCCCGCCACCGACCCCCGGCGAGTCCTGCTGCTGGTCCCCAATCACGCGGCGGTCCGGAATTGTCAGCGACGGCTGCAACAGCGGGCCGACCTCCCGGCCCTCCCCGACTCCATCGTCCCCCTGAGTGCGCTGCCCCGACGTTTGGGAGCGATCCCGCCGGGCCGTTCGTTGCCCACGATGGTTGAGGGCTTGCTGTTGCGCGGAGCATTAGCGGAGGTCGCGGCCAAACATCAACGACAGGGAAATGAGCCCCTGTTACCAGCGCATCGGGCGGGGGTGTTGCGGGCGGTCCGGGATCAGATTCGGGAATGCAAGCAGGCGGCGTATCTGCCGGCCAAAGTGGAAGAACTGCAGTGGAACGAGCCGGAGGCGCGGACCCTGGGGCTCTTTCCCTGGGCACCGCTGAACCGGGTCTCTCAGGAGCAGGGAGCCCGGCATCGGCAATCGCTTTTGCAGCAGTTCGCCGAAGTCTGGAGCGCTTATGAAACGCGCATCCACGCTGATCGCCCCCTTCCAGATGGCGGCCTGTTGCCAGGCTGGCTCGACAGCGCGGACCAGTTGCTCTTTGGCGCAGTCGCGCTGGAGTCCACGCCGCCGGACCTCGACTGGCTCGGCATCGATGGCTTTACCGAGTTCACCGCCCTGCAATGGCGACTCCTTCAGCCCCTCCTCCTGACTCCGGTGGTCCGCTTCGCGTTACCTGTCGATCGACTGGAGGACGGATTCTTCCTGTCGGATGCAGACCCGCGTCGCTGGTTCAGCGCCATCCTGATACAGGAGCGATTTTTCGAAGCGGTCCACGTCCAGACCGACGCCGGTGCGCTGACATCGCTCTATGGTCTGCTCCCCGCAGTTACCCGGAGCGAACCGCTGGCGTCCACGCCCCTGCCGGGGGTCATCCTGAGTCGACCGCATGATCGGTCCCGGGAAGTCGCCTCGGTGTTGCGACGTGTCCAGCTTCGCATCCAGGCGGATCCAGCGGTGCGATACCGGCATCACGCGCTCGTCGTGCGCGATCTGGCGACGTACGGTCCGTTACTGGAGCGTGAGGCCTCACTCCTCGGGATCCCAATGCGTATTGAGCAGTCGCGGCCACTCACCGACCATCCGCTGGGGCAGGCCTGGGTCCGGGCCTGCCGTCTATTAGGGAGTCCGGAATGGACACCCGCGGGGGTACTGGAAATTCTGCAGCCCCTCACGGCCAACGAGGCGGTGTTCCGGGCGTCAGGGCAACTTCAGTCGTATCTGAGCGGACGCGCCTTGCCGACCAGCCCCGAAGAGTGGCGGTCGCTTCTGAAATCGCTGCCAACAATCTGGGAGGAATCGCTGGCACCGGTCATCAGCCTCGTGGCGGACCTGCTGGACGCCCGGGACCATGCCGCCACCGGCGACCCGCAGGACTTCATTGATGCGGCGGTCGGCTGGCTGCAGGGGACGCTGCTTCCGCTCTGGCGACGCGAACAAACCGAGGATGCGGGAGTCGGCGGGACTGTCGCCTCGACTCTCCTGACGCTGGCGACGCTGCTGCTGGAACTCCCGGTCGATGCGGCCGCCCTGCAGGAACTGGAGATGGCTCCCTGGACGCTGATCGAACAGGCACTGGCATCGACCTCCTGGGAAGTCCGGGACGCCCGTCGCGAAGTCCTGCGAGTGGTCGATGCGGAAAGCGCTCGGGACATCGAGGCGGACCACATCGCCATTCTTGGGCTGACGCTGGGGAGCTGGCCGCGACGTCCGGCATCAGAGCCGTTTTTCGATGACGATTTGCGTCGGCTCCTCTCCGAGACACAGCGTGGTGAAGGAGCGGAACGACATCGGCGACTCGATGCCTGGTCACGTCCGGACTGGAAAACCGAAGACACGACGCTGGCACTCGAAGGCTGGCTCTTCCGGGTCGCCTGCGGACGGGCGCGATCAACACTCCTCCTAAGTGCGCCTGCCACGGAAGAAGGCCAGCCGGTGGAACCATCCCCCTGGTGGCAACAGCTGGCGATCGCGACCGGAACCATCGAGGCGGACCTGCCAGGGCAACGACTCGCTCCAGTGACAGAGTGGGTCCATCCTGCGGATGCCCGGTACTGGCTCGCCTGCTGGCATCGGGAAGCCAGCGTGGCGGCAGCGCAGCACGATGCCAGCGGACGTCATGCCCGGGGGCAGCTTGGCCTGCAGGACTCGCATCTGGCGTCGGTGGTCGCGCCTCAGCTCGCCGCAGCGCTACAAGAAGAAGCCGTCGTTGGTCCGATTGTGCTGGAGGCAGCCGCCCAATGGCCGCAGGGGATCACCGGGCTCACGAATCCCTATCCCGAATGGGTGTTGCAACGTCCTTCAGCATCGGGACTCAATGACCTGGCGCAGTGCGCGTTCAAATTTTTCGCCGGACGTGTTTGTCATCTGACGGAACCCGATCCCCCGGTAACCGCCGGACTGGAAAGAAAGCAACGTGGCATTTTGGTACACAAGGCGCTCGAAGAATGGAGTCGCCATGATCCGAAGCATCGACTCCCCGCGCTCATGGAGGCTTTTGCGGAAGCATGGCAGTCGCAGATCAAGGACCCCGATTCACCGCTCTATCTACCGCAGCGCCTGGAGATGGAACGTCGGCTGGCGAAGGTCGCCGATGTGGAGCAAAGCGCGATTCCCTGGGAGCGTCTGGAGACCCGGGTGGAGGTCCGTTTCGGGGCCGATGGCGAGATCGCGCTGCCGCTGCCCGGGCAGGATCCGTTCGTGTTCACGGGGTTCATTGATCGTCTCGACATCGTGGATTTTCAGGGGACCAGGTGCGTCGCCCTGATGGACTACAAAAACAGCAAGAAGTCGCTGAAGGATAAAGAGAAGGATCTCCAGATGGCGGTGGCGAGCGACGACGCGGCAGAAGAGAGCGACTGGGGAGCCGCGCCGGTGGCCTCCGATGTCACGCTGCTGTCGAATGATGTCCAGTTGCCGCTCTATGCCTTCGCCGCCAATGTCCTCACCGGCCTGCCGGTCCTGGTGGCGTTCCATTACCCGCTAGGCGCGCCGGACAAGCGGTCCTTCGCCTTTATCCCCAGCACCGGCACCTGGCGAGTGGAAGACTGGAAGTCGGCGGAGCTGCGGGTCGCCACCGATGCGGAATGGACGCGCTGCATGGCGGCACTGAGCGGACGTATCTCGGAGTTGCTGGCGCAGATCGCTGCGGGACGCATCGAGCCGACACCACTGATTCGACGCTTCTGCGGTCCGGGCTCCTGCGCGTTTGCGCGATTGTGTCGCTATGACGATCTCCCCCAACGGAGCCGCTGGTGAGCACTACCCTCCCCCCCGATTTACAGACCCTGCTCCTGGGAGGCATGAATCCGCCGCAGGAAGCAGCGGTCCGCGCGACAGGGCAGCATCTGGTCATCGAAGCTGGCGCGGGGTCGGGCAAAACGAGTGTCCTGACGACGCACTATGTCTGGCTCCTCCTGGAAGGTGCCACGCCGGCGACGGTGGATCAGCTGATGCTGGTGACCTTTACCCGCAAGGCGGCCGCCGAGATGCAGGGGCGGGTCCGGCAGCTGCTGCAAAAGGTGAGCCAGCGGGAGGATCAGTCAGGGAATCGCGCACGAACCGCGCTGGAGCAACTGGACCGTGCCTGGATCGGGACCTTCGACAGCCTGACCGCACGTCTGCTCCGGGAGTACGCGCTGCTGGCGGATCTCGATCCCGGCTTCGTGATCCTGGAGGAATACGCCGCAGCGCAACTGCAGCGGCAGTCCCTGGAACGGCAACTGCGACAGTGGCAGCAGCAGGAGGGCCTCGGGCTGGCGTTTGGGGACATCTACGCCCGGGTTGCCTGGTATCTGTCACAGGACAATGCCAGCCTCGAGGAGTTCCTGGAAAACTTCATCGGGCTGTATGAGCGGATCCGGCTGGGAACACTGGGACATCTCACCACGGAAGCGCTGGTGAAGTCGCAGACGGTGTCAATCTGGTCGTGGCTCAACGAACTGCAATCTGCTGCTGATGACATCGAGATCCCTGCCAGCAAGTGGGACCCACTGAACGGCTCCTGCCGTCTGATCGAGCTGACACGGAAGAGCCTGCCTGGGATCATGCTTGATGCCCAGTCCGAAGACTGGGAAGCAGTCGCGCGGCAATTACATCAACTAGCCCAGGACGTCTCCTTCCCGGGGGGAGCCCTGCAGGTGGTGCGCGAACTGCGGTCGATGCTCTCCAGGAAAGCTATCGCGGAAGAGATTTTGCCGCTCATCGTCCAGCAGCTGAGCGCGCCCTACCTCATGCAGTTGGCGGATCTCCTGCAGGCCCACGACCGGGAATACACCCGTCTCAAGCAGGAACTGGGCGTCCTCGATTTTCTCGATCTGAGTCTGCGACTCGATCAGCTCCTGGCCGACCCCGCTCATCGTTGGCTGGTACAGCGTCTGCGACAGCGGTTCCGGCATCTGCTGGTCGATGAGTTCCAGGACACCAATCGTCCACAATGCGCGTTTCTCGAAGCGCTGGGGGACCTGCCAGTCCGGGGCTCCGGGGCACCGACCGCCACCCGCATCTGTGTGGTGGGGGACCCCAAGCAGAGCATCTATGGCTTTCGCAATGCCGACCTCGGGGAGTACCTCCATTTGCGCGATGACCTCCTGGGCGCTCGCCCGGACGTGCCCGTCGATATGCCGTCACCCCGGCTGATACGCCTCACCACGAATTACCGCTCGCGGTCTGATGTGCTGGACCTCGGCAACTCCCTGCTGGCCTTTCTGGAAGCAGATCTCGCCAGCGAAATGCCGCCGCTCTTTACGCCGGAGTCGCAACTGACACCAGGACTGACCTTTCCAGCAGCCAGCCCGGAGCAGCTGGCACTCCTGGCGACTCCGCCGGATCCGGAGACCGGCGCGAAAAGCGATGCCCTGCGGGAAGGGCGGCTGCTGGCGCGGTATCTGAGTCAGCTGGTGGATGCCGGGACCCCGATCTACCGGCGTTCGGATCAGACCACTTCCCCCCTGACCTGGGGAGATATCGCGGTGCTGGTCCGGACGTCCGATGGCTACCGGGGACTGGAAAAGGCGTTCCGGGAGTTTGGACTCCCCTACACCGTCGTGCAGGGTCGGGGCTTCTTTGAGGCCCCCGAAGTACAGGAGGTGCTGCAGGTCCTGCGCCTGTTGCGGAATGCCGGGGATGACATCGCCTGCGCCTCGGTCCTTACCGGCCCCCTGGGCGGGCTGTCGATGGAAGGATTGCTCACCCTGACCAACCGTCAGGGCTCCCGACGGGCTCCGGACAGAGTCCGCAAAACCCTCTGGGAAGTCGCTTCCGGGAGTCTCATATTGCTGGGACTCTCCCAAGAGGACATCGCAGCCTGCCAGCGGGTCCGGGACCTCATCACTCAGCTGCGTCAGGGGCTCCTGACGGAGTCGCTGAGCATGGTGCTGGAGCGGCTGTATGACGCGAGCGGACTGCTGACCATCGCCATGACTCAGACCGATGGGCTCCGTCGATTCGCCAATCTCCGGCAGCTACAGCAGTTCGCCAGTAACTACCCCATCGCGGGTCAGGAAGCGCTGCGTCAGTTTGTGGACGCGATGGCGGAGTTCGAGATCCGGGAGGCCCGGATCGGCGAAGCGGCCGTCGATGTCCCCGGTAATGGCGCGATCAGCCTCTTGACCATCCACGCGGCCAAAGGGCTGGAGTGGCCGATGGTCGTGATGCTGCAGATGGAGAAGACTCCGAATTCAGAGTCAACACGGTGGCACTGGTCACCCGACGAAGGGCTGGGCATCAGTCTGCCCCTGACTGGCATTGATAGCCCTGTCCCGTCACTGACCCTGAAAGCGATTCGTCAGACGCTGAAAGCCCGACGCGATGAAGAACGTCTCCGGCTGCTCTATGTCGGCATCACCCGGGCGGAAGATCGCCTGGTGCTGTGTGGCCGCCTCAGCAGCTCACGCACGCAAGAGGGAGGGCCGCCGAAGCTCGTTGCCCGGGGCTGGCTGAAGAATCTGTACGACTGGGGACAGGTCGAGCCGGGCAATGCAGCCCCCCTGTGTCGCGATGTCGCATCGCTGGGTGTCCTCGATACAGCGGCACTGGAGCTGCTGACCCCTGCCGGGGTGGTCGAGCCGGTCACGGATGCCAACGTGCCCCTGCCTGCGACGGTCCAGGAGGCGGTCTCGCGCCTTGCCTGGACTCCCCCACCCCCGGACCTGCGTCCTGCGGTGATCAACGTGACGGCCCTCACTGCTTTCGCCCGGTGTCCTGCGCAATACGCCTTTCGCTATGAAGCGCAGCTGCCCCCTGATCGGTCGTTGCGGATGCGCCCTGATATCCGGGCCGAGATTTCCGCCGCCGGACTGGGCCAGGCGCTGCATCAGATGCTGCAACTGCATGTGGAGGGGCGTCTGGGAGAAACCCAGGCGAGCCGGGATGCCATGCTCCCGCTGGTGCTCGCCGAAGCGGGCATCACGCCCAACGGTCCAGCCCTGGCCCGACTCGCCACCCTGGTCGCGGGGTACCTGGCGCATCCGCTCCTCGCCAGCGACCTCCTCACAGCCCGACGCGTTTTCGCGGAGATGTCGCTGAGCTGGTGGCTGCCGGTGCCGGGATCCACTTCAGGTGAACGCGCATATCTGCAGGGGAAGCCCGACCTGCTCCTGGAAGCCGCGGATGGAACCTGGCGGGTGGTGGACTACAAGACGTATACCCCCAAGTGGGAAGAGTCGCAGGAGGAGAGCGACCTGACGCCGCTGACGCTGCAGCTCACTGCTTATGCGCTGGGAGTCAGCCGGTGGCAGGGGATCGCGCCGGAGTCGGTCCGGCTGGAGATCCTCGCGCCTCTGTCTCCTGAAGACGACGAGTCGGATGGTGGGGTCGTACTGACCTCAGTGGCACCAGACATTGCGCTGTTTGAGTCCTCACTGATGCAGTACCTGGAGGCGCTGAAATCCTGGTCTCCGCACGCGCGCCCCTATGTTGTCGATTCCCGGTGTTTCGCCTGCGGATACCACGAGCGGTGCCCCGGCTTTCTGGAACGTCGACCCGTCAGTGCAGCGCGACAATAATCGCGATTCCGACAGTCATGATCAGCACCGTAGAGTACCAGCCGTAGCGGAGATACTCGCCGAAGGAGAGGTCATAAGCCCGGCGCGCCCCTTCGGCGACGATGATGTTGGCAACCGAACCGAGAAGCGTGAAGTTTCCGGCGATGGTGGTGATCCAGGCCATGAGCAGCCACCCGAGTTCGGGATCTCCCAGACGGTCAAGATGGGGTCCTGTCAGCAGCACCATTGGGACATTGGAGACAAGATTTGATCCGAGGGTCAGCATGGTCGCGAAGAGGGCCAGTCCAGGGAGTTGGTCGTAGCGCATCTGTGGTGCGAGATGTTCCCACTGTTCATGAAGGAGTCCGGTCTGCTCCAGCCCTCCGACGACGACAAAGAGGCTCGCGAAGAAGACCAGGACGGTCCAGTCGATGCGAGCGAAGAGGGGGCTGGGGTCCCGCCGTGACAGGGTCATGGCCAGTACCCCACCACCTAAGGCGGCATAGCCCAGGTGCATCCCCGCCAGAAACGCGACAAGCACCGCCGCACTGGCGACAGCGACAATCCGAATGCGTTGCCAGTCGGGTTCCCGGACTGGCAGCGCCGTGTCCGCGACGTCGGTCACATCAGGCTCGGGATCCGTCGCCGGTGAAGCGGTATCAGAGTCGACGGGGACCAGCGACCGGCTGTAGTGGCGCTCCAGCAGCCAGGCATTGATGGCGAGTCCGGCCATCGCTGCCGGGGCGCATAGGAGGAAAAAGCGGAGAAACGCAATCTGGCTCAGATTGCCGATCAGCATGTTCTGGGGATTCCCCACGAGTGTCGCTGCGCTGCCGATGTTCGCCGAGGTGGCGAGGGCCATCAGGTAGGGTCCCAATGGGAGTCGGCGCATCCGGCAGGTCATGACGATGACGGGGGTCAGCACGAGGCAGATGGTGTCGTTCACGAAAATCGCGCTGAGGCAACCGGCCAGCCAGACTGTGAGTCGCAACAGCTGGAGGTCGGAGAGCGCTGACCCCA
This window contains:
- the addA gene encoding ATP-dependent helicase/nuclease subunit A yields the protein MSTTLPPDLQTLLLGGMNPPQEAAVRATGQHLVIEAGAGSGKTSVLTTHYVWLLLEGATPATVDQLMLVTFTRKAAAEMQGRVRQLLQKVSQREDQSGNRARTALEQLDRAWIGTFDSLTARLLREYALLADLDPGFVILEEYAAAQLQRQSLERQLRQWQQQEGLGLAFGDIYARVAWYLSQDNASLEEFLENFIGLYERIRLGTLGHLTTEALVKSQTVSIWSWLNELQSAADDIEIPASKWDPLNGSCRLIELTRKSLPGIMLDAQSEDWEAVARQLHQLAQDVSFPGGALQVVRELRSMLSRKAIAEEILPLIVQQLSAPYLMQLADLLQAHDREYTRLKQELGVLDFLDLSLRLDQLLADPAHRWLVQRLRQRFRHLLVDEFQDTNRPQCAFLEALGDLPVRGSGAPTATRICVVGDPKQSIYGFRNADLGEYLHLRDDLLGARPDVPVDMPSPRLIRLTTNYRSRSDVLDLGNSLLAFLEADLASEMPPLFTPESQLTPGLTFPAASPEQLALLATPPDPETGAKSDALREGRLLARYLSQLVDAGTPIYRRSDQTTSPLTWGDIAVLVRTSDGYRGLEKAFREFGLPYTVVQGRGFFEAPEVQEVLQVLRLLRNAGDDIACASVLTGPLGGLSMEGLLTLTNRQGSRRAPDRVRKTLWEVASGSLILLGLSQEDIAACQRVRDLITQLRQGLLTESLSMVLERLYDASGLLTIAMTQTDGLRRFANLRQLQQFASNYPIAGQEALRQFVDAMAEFEIREARIGEAAVDVPGNGAISLLTIHAAKGLEWPMVVMLQMEKTPNSESTRWHWSPDEGLGISLPLTGIDSPVPSLTLKAIRQTLKARRDEERLRLLYVGITRAEDRLVLCGRLSSSRTQEGGPPKLVARGWLKNLYDWGQVEPGNAAPLCRDVASLGVLDTAALELLTPAGVVEPVTDANVPLPATVQEAVSRLAWTPPPPDLRPAVINVTALTAFARCPAQYAFRYEAQLPPDRSLRMRPDIRAEISAAGLGQALHQMLQLHVEGRLGETQASRDAMLPLVLAEAGITPNGPALARLATLVAGYLAHPLLASDLLTARRVFAEMSLSWWLPVPGSTSGERAYLQGKPDLLLEAADGTWRVVDYKTYTPKWEESQEESDLTPLTLQLTAYALGVSRWQGIAPESVRLEILAPLSPEDDESDGGVVLTSVAPDIALFESSLMQYLEALKSWSPHARPYVVDSRCFACGYHERCPGFLERRPVSAARQ
- the addB gene encoding ATP-dependent helicase/deoxyribonuclease subunit B — its product is MVEGLLLRGALAEVAAKHQRQGNEPLLPAHRAGVLRAVRDQIRECKQAAYLPAKVEELQWNEPEARTLGLFPWAPLNRVSQEQGARHRQSLLQQFAEVWSAYETRIHADRPLPDGGLLPGWLDSADQLLFGAVALESTPPDLDWLGIDGFTEFTALQWRLLQPLLLTPVVRFALPVDRLEDGFFLSDADPRRWFSAILIQERFFEAVHVQTDAGALTSLYGLLPAVTRSEPLASTPLPGVILSRPHDRSREVASVLRRVQLRIQADPAVRYRHHALVVRDLATYGPLLEREASLLGIPMRIEQSRPLTDHPLGQAWVRACRLLGSPEWTPAGVLEILQPLTANEAVFRASGQLQSYLSGRALPTSPEEWRSLLKSLPTIWEESLAPVISLVADLLDARDHAATGDPQDFIDAAVGWLQGTLLPLWRREQTEDAGVGGTVASTLLTLATLLLELPVDAAALQELEMAPWTLIEQALASTSWEVRDARREVLRVVDAESARDIEADHIAILGLTLGSWPRRPASEPFFDDDLRRLLSETQRGEGAERHRRLDAWSRPDWKTEDTTLALEGWLFRVACGRARSTLLLSAPATEEGQPVEPSPWWQQLAIATGTIEADLPGQRLAPVTEWVHPADARYWLACWHREASVAAAQHDASGRHARGQLGLQDSHLASVVAPQLAAALQEEAVVGPIVLEAAAQWPQGITGLTNPYPEWVLQRPSASGLNDLAQCAFKFFAGRVCHLTEPDPPVTAGLERKQRGILVHKALEEWSRHDPKHRLPALMEAFAEAWQSQIKDPDSPLYLPQRLEMERRLAKVADVEQSAIPWERLETRVEVRFGADGEIALPLPGQDPFVFTGFIDRLDIVDFQGTRCVALMDYKNSKKSLKDKEKDLQMAVASDDAAEESDWGAAPVASDVTLLSNDVQLPLYAFAANVLTGLPVLVAFHYPLGAPDKRSFAFIPSTGTWRVEDWKSAELRVATDAEWTRCMAALSGRISELLAQIAAGRIEPTPLIRRFCGPGSCAFARLCRYDDLPQRSRW
- a CDS encoding putative transporter, whose protein sequence is MTTLALVIFCGTYLLIAARRLRWLPLGRPGGALLGAVLMVLTGVLTPAASYAALDLDTLLLLFAMMLLTAQFAEAGFFPWVSARLLGSALSDLQLLRLTVWLAGCLSAIFVNDTICLVLTPVIVMTCRMRRLPLGPYLMALATSANIGSAATLVGNPQNMLIGNLSQIAFLRFFLLCAPAAMAGLAINAWLLERHYSRSLVPVDSDTASPATDPEPDVTDVADTALPVREPDWQRIRIVAVASAAVLVAFLAGMHLGYAALGGGVLAMTLSRRDPSPLFARIDWTVLVFFASLFVVVGGLEQTGLLHEQWEHLAPQMRYDQLPGLALFATMLTLGSNLVSNVPMVLLTGPHLDRLGDPELGWLLMAWITTIAGNFTLLGSVANIIVAEGARRAYDLSFGEYLRYGWYSTVLIMTVGIAIIVALH